Proteins from a genomic interval of Desulfovibrio piger:
- a CDS encoding thiazole synthase, producing MSDFQNNDPLIIGGVELQSRLFIGTGKYSNDALIPDVCASSGAQVITVAMRRVEKGQQGIVGHIPSHMRLLPNTSGARTAEEAVRLARLARAAGCGDWIKIEVISDTRHLLPDGYETAKATEILAREGFTVLPYINPDLYVARACADAGAAAVMPLGAPIGTNRGLRTREMIGILIEEIDLPIVVDAGIGLPSHACEAMEMGAAACLVNTGIASSTDPVLMGRAFRQAVEAGRAAWLAGPGAVRACGEGAQASSPLTGFLR from the coding sequence ATGAGCGATTTTCAGAACAACGATCCCCTCATCATCGGCGGCGTGGAACTGCAGAGCCGCCTGTTCATCGGTACCGGCAAATACAGCAATGACGCCCTCATCCCCGACGTCTGCGCCAGCAGCGGCGCGCAGGTGATCACCGTGGCCATGCGCCGCGTGGAAAAAGGCCAGCAGGGCATCGTGGGCCACATCCCCTCCCACATGCGTCTGCTGCCCAACACCTCCGGCGCCCGCACCGCCGAAGAGGCCGTGCGCCTGGCCCGTCTGGCCCGCGCCGCCGGTTGCGGCGACTGGATCAAGATCGAAGTCATCTCCGATACCCGCCACCTGCTGCCCGACGGCTACGAGACCGCCAAGGCCACCGAGATCCTGGCCAGGGAAGGCTTCACCGTGCTGCCCTACATCAACCCCGACCTCTATGTGGCCCGCGCCTGCGCGGATGCCGGTGCCGCCGCCGTCATGCCCCTGGGCGCGCCCATCGGCACCAACCGCGGCCTGCGCACCCGCGAGATGATCGGCATCCTCATCGAAGAGATCGACCTGCCCATCGTGGTGGACGCCGGTATCGGCCTGCCCTCCCATGCCTGCGAGGCCATGGAGATGGGCGCCGCCGCCTGCCTGGTGAACACCGGCATCGCCTCGTCCACCGATCCGGTGCTCATGGGCCGTGCCTTCCGCCAGGCCGTGGAAGCCGGTCGCGCCGCCTGGCTGGCCGGTCCCGGTGCCGTGCGTGCCTGCGGCGAAGGCGCCCAGGCCTCCTCTCCGCTGACGGGCTTCCTGCGCTAG
- the thiL gene encoding thiamine-phosphate kinase, giving the protein MSQPSRASEDSILACLARHFPATHPSLLLGRGDDCAVLKAGTPLCVSSDLFLEDVHFRRSYFTPEEIGHKALAVNVSDIAACGGRPLAFTLALGLPDDADALWLDRFFSGMAALAQEQRLALAGGDLSRSPFLHVSITIWGESYTGGDFLVRGGSMPGDSLFVVGRPGLARVGLQVLEKEGRAALEHWPAACAAHLLPVPQVDAGLMLARAGANARPPALMDLSDGIMRDLPRLLGRTGESRARREGDTGTATDSGLGAAILLPQGMLHPEVVRHARENGLNPVHEALLGGEDYALLGSCAPDMLPILHAAIPGFMSIGTITDDGELTCNNEPLDALQGFDHFAVSAEA; this is encoded by the coding sequence ATGTCCCAGCCTTCGCGCGCTTCTGAAGACAGCATCCTTGCCTGTCTGGCCCGGCATTTCCCGGCCACGCATCCTTCCCTGCTGCTGGGCAGGGGCGACGACTGCGCCGTGCTCAAGGCCGGCACGCCCCTGTGCGTGAGCAGCGACCTTTTTCTGGAGGATGTCCACTTCCGGCGCTCCTATTTCACGCCCGAAGAGATCGGCCACAAGGCCCTGGCCGTCAATGTGAGCGACATCGCGGCCTGCGGCGGCCGCCCGCTGGCCTTCACCCTGGCCCTGGGCCTGCCCGATGATGCGGATGCGCTGTGGCTCGACCGCTTTTTCTCCGGCATGGCCGCTCTGGCGCAGGAACAGCGTCTGGCCCTGGCGGGCGGAGACTTGTCCCGCAGCCCCTTCCTGCATGTGAGCATCACCATCTGGGGCGAGTCCTACACGGGCGGGGACTTCCTCGTGCGGGGCGGCTCCATGCCCGGGGACAGTCTGTTCGTGGTGGGCCGTCCGGGCCTGGCCCGCGTGGGCCTGCAGGTACTGGAAAAGGAAGGCCGGGCCGCGCTGGAGCACTGGCCCGCTGCCTGCGCCGCGCATCTTTTGCCCGTGCCGCAGGTGGATGCCGGGCTCATGCTGGCCCGTGCGGGCGCCAATGCCCGGCCCCCGGCACTGATGGATCTTTCCGACGGCATCATGCGCGACCTGCCGCGCCTGCTGGGCCGCACCGGCGAGAGCCGGGCCCGGCGCGAAGGCGACACGGGCACCGCCACGGACAGCGGCCTGGGCGCGGCCATCCTGCTGCCGCAGGGCATGCTCCATCCCGAAGTGGTGCGCCATGCCCGCGAGAACGGGCTCAATCCCGTGCACGAGGCCCTGCTGGGCGGCGAGGATTACGCCCTGCTGGGCTCCTGCGCCCCGGACATGCTGCCCATCCTGCATGCGGCCATCCCCGGCTTCATGAGCATCGGCACCATCACCGATGACGGGGAGCTGACCTGCAACAACGAGCCGCTGGACGCACTCCAGGGCTTTGACCATTTTGCCGTATCCGCGGAGGCCTAG
- a CDS encoding class I SAM-dependent methyltransferase, with the protein MADPVAASGAASPFRAGTVLRPPRPSLLDAVAHSAVLRALAAWRDNGGGQPPLLLDGTAGNGHDCLFLARQAPAGSLLLALDIQEAALQASRARLEQAGMAARCCASAAAACALSPLPSGTTDIRLVLHSHAALPELLDALSEADRQRPLLAGIFNFGYLPGTDKRCTTTAAGSLAAVDALLERLAPQGCLSLHCYTGHEGGAAEEAALAQRLARLEPRRWRVLHCRDANRETHGESILLAERLPVRQR; encoded by the coding sequence ATGGCAGATCCTGTGGCCGCCTCCGGGGCGGCAAGCCCATTCCGCGCCGGGACGGTCCTGCGACCGCCCCGGCCTTCGCTTCTGGACGCCGTGGCGCACAGCGCCGTGCTCCGGGCCCTGGCGGCCTGGCGCGACAACGGCGGCGGGCAGCCCCCCCTGCTGCTGGACGGTACGGCCGGCAACGGCCACGACTGCCTCTTCCTGGCCCGTCAGGCCCCGGCGGGCAGCCTGCTGCTGGCCCTGGACATCCAGGAGGCCGCCCTGCAGGCCAGCCGGGCACGACTGGAGCAGGCAGGCATGGCGGCGCGCTGCTGTGCCTCGGCAGCGGCGGCCTGCGCCCTGTCCCCCCTCCCTTCCGGGACGACGGACATTCGTCTCGTCCTCCATTCCCACGCGGCCCTGCCGGAGCTGCTGGACGCCCTGTCCGAAGCGGACAGGCAACGCCCCCTGCTGGCGGGCATCTTCAATTTCGGCTACCTGCCGGGCACGGACAAACGCTGCACCACTACGGCGGCGGGCAGTCTGGCGGCCGTGGATGCCCTGCTGGAGCGGCTGGCCCCGCAGGGCTGCCTGAGCCTGCACTGCTATACCGGCCATGAAGGCGGCGCCGCCGAAGAAGCCGCCCTTGCCCAAAGACTGGCCCGTCTGGAGCCGCGGCGCTGGCGTGTGCTGCACTGCCGGGACGCCAACCGGGAGACCCACGGCGAAAGTATTTTGCTGGCCGAACGCCTGCCGGTGCGGCAGCGCTGA
- the thiF gene encoding sulfur carrier protein ThiS adenylyltransferase ThiF: protein MSENVLRQGLTRYLSPARLEALRAARVGVAGAGGLGSNAVLMLARSGVEHFLLIDDDVVDASNLNRQQFWPRHLGRPKVEALAELVRELNPDARVETCRLRIDAANVDELVARCPLWLEAMDGAADKRLLVEKVMLSGRRIASASGMGGFGGKPMQKRVLGNLVLVGDFETDILEYPPLAPRVTEAAALLADAMLEFILTGVE from the coding sequence ATGAGTGAGAACGTATTGCGTCAGGGCCTGACGCGCTATCTTTCCCCGGCCCGGCTGGAGGCCCTGCGGGCTGCCCGGGTGGGCGTGGCCGGTGCGGGCGGTCTGGGCTCCAATGCCGTCCTGATGCTGGCCCGCAGCGGTGTGGAGCATTTTCTGCTCATCGACGACGACGTGGTGGACGCGTCCAACCTCAACCGGCAGCAGTTCTGGCCCCGGCATCTGGGCCGTCCCAAGGTGGAGGCCCTGGCCGAACTGGTGCGGGAGCTGAACCCCGACGCCCGGGTGGAGACCTGTCGCCTGCGTATCGACGCCGCCAACGTGGACGAGCTGGTGGCCCGCTGCCCCCTGTGGCTGGAAGCCATGGACGGCGCGGCGGACAAGCGCCTGCTGGTGGAAAAGGTCATGCTCTCGGGCCGCCGCATCGCCAGTGCCTCGGGCATGGGCGGCTTTGGCGGCAAGCCCATGCAAAAACGCGTGCTGGGCAATCTGGTGCTGGTGGGCGACTTCGAGACCGACATCCTTGAGTATCCGCCCCTGGCCCCGCGCGTGACCGAGGCCGCGGCCCTGCTGGCCGACGCCATGCTGGAATTCATCCTCACCGGCGTGGAATAG
- a CDS encoding DUF5107 domain-containing protein: MSIRRTEFEGVEGICLENDSISLVVCPSVGGKIVNFCLKDTGQELLWRNENLALRPYPEGTAYDPHFYGGIDELLPNDEKEVIDGIQYPDHGELWTTALDCVSGQDSILLSATLPASGLRYEKKMTLSGDAGTVVMDYRITNTSSKKSHFLLKMHAALLLHEGDRIICPAKRGEIGDADFTGRHESRFFPWPDYHGERLDIVGSAQEKRSEFFFLHDLERGEMRMESPAARTFFSYSFDTGLVFCQLRRLERSVYGRPGTGYRHPLFAGEIHKGRDLQHAGPG; encoded by the coding sequence ATGAGCATAAGGCGTACAGAATTTGAAGGTGTCGAAGGCATCTGCCTTGAGAATGACAGCATCTCCCTTGTTGTTTGTCCTTCTGTAGGCGGAAAAATCGTCAATTTTTGCCTTAAGGACACGGGCCAGGAGCTTCTTTGGCGAAATGAGAACCTTGCCTTGCGTCCTTATCCCGAGGGAACAGCGTATGATCCGCATTTTTATGGCGGCATAGACGAGCTTCTTCCCAATGATGAAAAAGAAGTCATCGATGGTATCCAGTATCCTGACCACGGTGAACTTTGGACAACGGCGCTTGATTGCGTGTCCGGACAGGATTCCATCCTGCTTTCAGCCACGCTTCCTGCATCCGGTCTGCGTTATGAGAAAAAGATGACGCTGTCTGGGGATGCCGGGACTGTTGTCATGGATTATAGGATAACGAATACATCCTCAAAAAAGAGCCATTTCCTCCTCAAGATGCATGCTGCCCTCCTGTTGCATGAGGGAGACAGGATCATTTGCCCTGCAAAGCGTGGCGAGATCGGCGATGCCGATTTCACAGGGCGCCATGAAAGTCGCTTTTTCCCCTGGCCCGACTATCACGGCGAACGCCTGGACATCGTCGGTTCCGCCCAGGAAAAGCGCAGCGAATTTTTCTTCCTTCATGATCTCGAACGGGGCGAGATGCGTATGGAAAGCCCCGCGGCCCGCACGTTCTTCAGCTACAGCTTCGATACCGGCCTGGTATTTTGCCAGCTACGGCGGCTGGAACGGTCTGTATACGGGCGTCCTGGAACCGGCTACCGCCATCCCCTGTTCGCTGGGGAAATCCATAAAGGACGGGACCTGCAGCACGCTGGCCCCGGGTGA
- the thiS gene encoding sulfur carrier protein ThiS, which produces MQLTINGEACTCAEGLTVAALLREREHDATAVVVEHNGQIVPAADFAATALNEGDVLEIVQFVGGG; this is translated from the coding sequence ATGCAACTCACCATCAATGGCGAAGCCTGTACCTGTGCCGAAGGCCTGACCGTGGCGGCCCTGCTGCGGGAGCGGGAACACGATGCCACCGCCGTGGTCGTGGAACACAACGGCCAGATCGTGCCCGCCGCGGACTTTGCGGCCACCGCCCTGAACGAGGGCGACGTGCTGGAGATCGTGCAGTTCGTGGGCGGCGGTTAG
- a CDS encoding class II aldolase/adducin family protein codes for MPFPCFHQRQGRDIALAALPSSIVRELAEVCREAWHGGMLAGCNGNASCRWQSPEGERIVITRSGAAKGRLTLRDLCVLDARSGATLYGGPSSSEGLMHLEVYAARPRCGAILHTHPRQLLALALKLERQPDWQERFLKLPVFESGVWRARLGYAPAFEPGTRELAEAVGQAARDFEAVWMTRHGLCASAPCLGQALTLSEELEHLAAIQLLAGSC; via the coding sequence ATGCCCTTTCCTTGTTTCCATCAGCGTCAGGGCCGGGACATCGCCCTGGCCGCCCTGCCGTCGTCCATCGTCCGGGAGCTGGCCGAAGTTTGCCGTGAAGCCTGGCACGGCGGCATGCTGGCCGGTTGCAACGGTAACGCCAGCTGCCGCTGGCAGAGCCCCGAAGGCGAGCGCATCGTCATCACCCGCAGCGGCGCGGCCAAGGGGCGCCTGACGCTCCGGGACCTGTGCGTGCTGGATGCCCGGAGCGGCGCCACCCTGTACGGCGGTCCTTCGTCCAGCGAAGGCCTCATGCATCTGGAAGTCTATGCGGCCCGGCCCCGGTGCGGGGCCATCCTGCACACCCACCCCCGGCAGCTGCTGGCCCTGGCCCTGAAACTGGAGCGCCAGCCGGACTGGCAGGAGCGTTTTTTGAAACTGCCGGTCTTCGAGTCCGGCGTCTGGCGGGCCCGGCTGGGCTACGCCCCGGCCTTCGAGCCCGGCACCCGCGAGCTGGCCGAGGCCGTGGGACAGGCCGCCCGTGACTTCGAGGCCGTGTGGATGACCCGCCACGGCCTGTGCGCTTCGGCCCCCTGCCTGGGCCAGGCCCTCACCCTCAGCGAAGAACTGGAACATCTGGCCGCCATCCAGCTGCTGGCCGGATCGTGTTAG
- the thiH gene encoding 2-iminoacetate synthase ThiH, with amino-acid sequence MENFQQYLENNWPRERRSRIAASATEDQVRAVLRKDYLQPADFLTLLSPAAAPLLEQMAQRAHELTLRYFGRAVNLFTPLYVSDYCTNQCRYCGFNANNKQPRRHLSPEEAYDEAKAIADMGLQHILLLTGDARKLSSPEYIAEVARRIKPLFASVGIEVYSMTEDEYRLMVESGVDSMTMFQETYNPELYDWLHPVGPKKDYAFRLNAPERAARAGMRSLGLGALLGLDEFEQDAFATGLHAWWLLRHYPGVDVGLSIPRICSHEGSFDIPHALDDRRFVQYVTALRCFLPRSSITCSSRESAFMRDHLIPLGVTRVSAGVSTAVGGRKTHADNSGQFDITDHRSVEQMIADLTRNGYQAVIKDWEDPTLTHA; translated from the coding sequence ATGGAAAACTTTCAGCAATATCTGGAAAACAACTGGCCGCGCGAACGCCGCAGCCGGATAGCCGCCAGCGCCACCGAAGACCAGGTGCGCGCCGTGCTGCGCAAGGACTACCTGCAGCCCGCCGACTTCCTGACCCTGCTCTCGCCCGCGGCCGCGCCCCTGCTGGAGCAGATGGCCCAGCGCGCCCATGAGCTGACCCTGCGCTACTTCGGCCGGGCCGTGAACCTGTTCACGCCGCTCTATGTGTCGGACTACTGCACCAACCAGTGCCGTTACTGCGGCTTCAACGCCAACAACAAGCAGCCGCGCCGCCACCTGAGCCCCGAAGAGGCCTACGACGAAGCCAAGGCCATCGCGGACATGGGCCTGCAGCACATCCTGCTGCTCACCGGCGATGCCCGCAAGCTCTCTTCGCCCGAGTACATCGCGGAGGTCGCCCGCCGCATCAAGCCCCTGTTCGCCAGCGTGGGCATCGAAGTCTACTCCATGACCGAGGACGAATACCGCCTCATGGTGGAAAGCGGCGTGGACAGCATGACCATGTTCCAGGAGACCTACAATCCCGAGCTCTACGACTGGCTGCATCCGGTGGGCCCCAAGAAGGACTACGCCTTCCGTCTCAACGCCCCCGAACGCGCCGCCCGCGCGGGCATGCGCTCCCTGGGCCTGGGCGCCCTGCTGGGCCTGGACGAGTTCGAACAGGACGCCTTCGCCACCGGCCTGCACGCCTGGTGGCTGCTGCGCCATTACCCCGGCGTGGACGTGGGCCTGTCCATCCCCCGCATCTGCTCGCACGAGGGCAGTTTCGACATCCCGCACGCCCTCGATGACCGCCGCTTCGTGCAGTATGTGACGGCCCTGCGCTGCTTCCTGCCGCGCTCGTCCATCACCTGCTCCAGCCGCGAGAGCGCCTTCATGCGTGACCACCTGATCCCGCTGGGCGTGACCCGCGTCTCGGCCGGTGTGTCCACCGCCGTGGGCGGCCGCAAGACCCACGCCGACAACAGCGGCCAGTTCGACATCACCGACCACCGCAGCGTGGAACAGATGATCGCCGACCTGACCAGGAACGGCTATCAGGCCGTCATCAAGGACTGGGAAGACCCCACCCTGACCCACGCCTAG
- a CDS encoding mandelate racemase/muconate lactonizing enzyme family protein, whose protein sequence is MKIESVDFFYLALPHIRDIGDGSQDALLVRVRAGGLEGWGECEASPLVSIAAYVTPMSHSACKSVGSQLEGESVDSPADILRIRRKVQANCLDLLQAPHTLSGIDIALWDLLGKKEQAPVYSLLGYDRALPKTAYASMLFGETPEQTQANVAEAVRRGFRAVKLGWGGYGSDLETDIAHLELARKEAGRDVLLMVDAGTVWTQAEDPVQEAARRLPSLKAAGVLWLEEPFSSYDFDYYSRLAELAGPVNLAGGEGAHNPEMAKHMMRYASLGFVQIDTGRIGGITAAHDVARACMQQHVRYVNHTFTTQLALSASIQPFAGMADSTLCEYPFQPSDLSLDLTEQPMQLDGNGTISLPEAPGLGVVPRAEAIRKYQRTVEMSVDGKNIYTSPVI, encoded by the coding sequence ATGAAAATAGAATCTGTTGATTTCTTTTATCTTGCCCTGCCCCATATTCGTGACATCGGTGACGGCAGCCAGGATGCCCTTCTCGTCCGCGTCCGCGCGGGGGGCCTGGAAGGATGGGGGGAATGCGAAGCCTCGCCGCTGGTCTCCATTGCGGCCTATGTGACCCCCATGTCGCACTCGGCCTGCAAATCCGTCGGTTCGCAGCTGGAAGGGGAGTCCGTGGATTCTCCCGCCGACATCCTGCGCATCCGCCGCAAGGTCCAGGCCAACTGCCTTGACCTGCTCCAGGCGCCGCACACGCTGTCCGGCATCGATATCGCCCTTTGGGACCTGCTGGGGAAAAAAGAGCAGGCTCCCGTCTACAGCCTGCTGGGCTATGACCGCGCCCTGCCCAAGACCGCCTATGCCTCCATGCTGTTCGGCGAGACGCCGGAACAGACCCAGGCCAATGTGGCGGAAGCCGTGCGCAGGGGCTTCCGGGCGGTCAAGCTGGGCTGGGGCGGCTACGGCAGCGATCTTGAGACGGACATCGCCCATCTGGAACTTGCCCGCAAGGAAGCCGGAAGGGACGTGCTGCTGATGGTCGACGCCGGGACGGTCTGGACCCAGGCCGAAGATCCCGTGCAGGAGGCCGCGCGGCGTCTGCCCTCGCTCAAGGCGGCGGGCGTCCTGTGGCTGGAAGAGCCGTTCTCCAGCTATGACTTCGACTATTACTCCCGCCTGGCGGAACTGGCCGGGCCCGTCAACCTTGCCGGTGGCGAGGGCGCCCACAATCCCGAGATGGCAAAGCACATGATGCGCTACGCCTCCCTGGGCTTCGTCCAGATCGATACCGGCCGCATCGGCGGCATCACGGCGGCCCATGACGTGGCCAGGGCCTGCATGCAGCAGCATGTGCGCTACGTGAACCACACCTTTACGACCCAGCTTGCCCTGAGCGCCTCCATCCAGCCTTTTGCCGGCATGGCGGACAGCACGCTGTGCGAATACCCGTTCCAGCCGAGCGACCTTTCGCTGGATCTGACGGAACAGCCCATGCAGCTCGATGGCAACGGGACCATCTCCCTGCCGGAAGCTCCCGGTCTGGGCGTCGTCCCGCGTGCCGAGGCCATCAGGAAATATCAGCGTACGGTAGAAATGAGCGTCGACGGAAAGAACATCTATACATCACCGGTCATCTAG
- a CDS encoding MFS transporter, translating to MKALKGFRATDISLMVLLFFHAICAIITGTLLPQIIKEFSIDYATAGSIETLRSYAILFILVITVKLLRVVSAKTLFVLSRFGIAVGFVMSALSGNYSFFLAGVILAGLGAGFVESLIAQTITNLHQAENNTEKFFNAIQGVFSIAVILIPLLYGYAMEHGVTWRQIFLYTSIMPVVVAFILLFSDLPAVEAEEGGYSEALKAVFSKAAGRLLSIGIFVSAGIENMFYVWSATYISLYLHDNQQYAATGLAIFGLFMCLTRFTTALLNGKKIAY from the coding sequence ATGAAAGCACTCAAAGGGTTTCGTGCAACAGATATCTCATTGATGGTTCTGCTTTTCTTCCATGCCATCTGTGCCATCATCACAGGGACGCTGTTGCCGCAGATTATCAAGGAATTCAGCATCGACTATGCGACTGCAGGAAGTATCGAGACTCTCAGAAGCTACGCCATCCTCTTTATCCTCGTCATCACGGTCAAGCTTCTGCGGGTGGTCAGCGCCAAGACCCTGTTCGTCCTGTCGCGTTTCGGTATCGCCGTCGGCTTCGTCATGTCTGCCCTGTCGGGGAACTATTCCTTCTTCCTTGCGGGTGTGATCCTGGCCGGCCTTGGGGCGGGCTTTGTCGAATCCCTGATCGCCCAGACCATCACCAACCTGCATCAGGCCGAGAACAATACGGAAAAGTTCTTCAACGCCATCCAGGGCGTGTTCTCCATCGCCGTCATCCTGATCCCCCTGCTGTACGGCTATGCCATGGAGCACGGTGTGACCTGGCGCCAGATCTTCCTGTATACCTCCATCATGCCCGTCGTCGTGGCTTTCATCCTGCTGTTCTCCGACCTGCCTGCTGTCGAAGCGGAAGAGGGCGGCTACAGCGAAGCCCTGAAGGCCGTGTTCTCCAAGGCGGCCGGGCGTCTGCTGAGTATCGGGATCTTTGTCTCCGCAGGCATCGAGAACATGTTCTATGTCTGGAGTGCGACGTATATCAGCCTCTATCTGCATGATAACCAGCAGTATGCAGCGACTGGTCTTGCCATCTTCGGCTTGTTCATGTGTCTTACAAGGTTTACAACAGCGTTGCTCAACGGGAAGAAGATCGCTTACTAG
- a CDS encoding ATP-dependent helicase, translated as MIDYAHALNSAQYEAATCGDGPVLVVAGAGSGKTRTITYRLSWLADHGVPPESMLLLTFTRKAAQEMLQRAAALSDHALSLVQGGTFHSFAFGVLRRYRPDWLEDRPFTVMDSADINAAVKACKDDLRLGKGDRSFPRTQAIVGFLSKARNKEMRLDEVLQREAFHLLPYAEPLMQLGEAYDAYRKEKGLLDYDDLLFELEHLLRTNERAAENLRRRYTHILVDEYQDTNLVQARIVRLLAGPEGEGMPPGNVMAVGDEAQSIYAFRGANVRNILDFPKLFPGARIIRLEENYRSTKPILDVANNLLENATESFRKKLFTRKEGGAPVRLVTPLSDMSQAKLVVRRIEDLLTRHLPHEIAVLFRAGFHSYHLEMALNQAGIAFRKYGGLRYTEAAHVKDVMAYARLLLNPLDMPAFSRVAELHEGIGPKTVLKLYNVAQSADGPALDKACARFPSFREDLRFIAEMRARPLHPVTALELIVDHYRPVLESRYPEDWPRRQQGLEEILQMASGYNALDLFLADLALDSPDEEDEDNEGRITLSTVHSAKGLEWNAVLIIDLVEDRFPSRHALARPEDFEEERRLMYVACTRARQELDLYSPATIYNKAEQGTQHVAQSPFVRELPAGLTEEWVESYGGGLSKRARGGMFADPFGGRPAPSGPGAGFGRGRHAGLAAPAGLSPAQRLAATRALQDADDCQLPPDERPGGTAGGRPAAAPAASAADAAGGSVLAAAGAVAAGKRPCFCRHKIFGRGKILGLMPPNKVQVSFAGFGIKVILADYLQLED; from the coding sequence ATGATTGATTACGCGCACGCGCTCAACAGCGCCCAATACGAGGCCGCCACCTGCGGCGACGGGCCGGTCCTGGTAGTGGCCGGCGCCGGTTCCGGCAAGACCCGCACCATCACCTACCGCCTGTCCTGGCTGGCGGATCACGGCGTCCCGCCGGAATCCATGCTGCTGCTCACCTTCACCCGCAAGGCGGCGCAGGAGATGCTGCAGCGGGCCGCGGCCCTGTCCGACCATGCCCTGAGCCTGGTGCAGGGCGGCACCTTCCACTCCTTCGCTTTCGGCGTGCTGCGCCGTTACCGTCCCGACTGGCTGGAGGACCGCCCCTTCACGGTCATGGACAGCGCGGACATCAACGCGGCGGTCAAGGCCTGCAAGGACGATCTCCGGCTGGGCAAGGGCGACCGCTCCTTCCCGCGCACCCAGGCCATCGTGGGCTTTTTGAGCAAGGCCCGGAACAAGGAGATGCGCCTGGACGAGGTCCTGCAGCGCGAGGCCTTCCACCTGCTGCCCTATGCCGAGCCGCTGATGCAGCTGGGCGAGGCCTACGATGCCTATCGCAAGGAAAAGGGCCTGCTGGACTACGACGACCTGCTGTTCGAGCTGGAGCATCTGCTGCGTACCAACGAGCGCGCGGCCGAGAACCTGCGCCGCCGCTACACGCACATTTTGGTGGACGAATATCAGGACACCAACCTGGTTCAGGCCCGCATCGTGCGTCTGCTGGCCGGGCCGGAGGGCGAAGGCATGCCGCCGGGCAACGTCATGGCCGTGGGCGACGAGGCCCAGTCCATCTATGCCTTCCGTGGCGCCAACGTGCGCAACATCCTCGATTTCCCCAAGCTTTTCCCCGGGGCCCGCATCATCCGGCTGGAGGAGAACTACCGCTCCACCAAGCCCATCCTGGACGTGGCCAACAACCTGCTGGAAAACGCCACGGAATCCTTCCGCAAAAAACTGTTCACCCGCAAGGAGGGCGGCGCGCCGGTACGTCTGGTGACGCCCCTCAGCGACATGAGCCAGGCCAAGCTGGTGGTGCGCCGCATCGAGGACCTGCTGACCCGGCACCTGCCGCACGAGATCGCCGTGCTCTTCCGGGCGGGGTTCCATTCCTACCATCTGGAAATGGCCCTCAACCAGGCGGGCATCGCCTTCCGCAAGTACGGCGGCCTGCGCTACACCGAGGCGGCCCACGTCAAGGACGTCATGGCCTACGCCCGCCTGCTGCTCAATCCGCTGGACATGCCCGCCTTCTCGCGCGTGGCCGAGCTGCACGAGGGCATCGGCCCCAAGACCGTGCTCAAGCTCTACAACGTGGCCCAGAGCGCCGACGGCCCGGCCCTGGACAAGGCCTGTGCCCGCTTCCCCTCCTTCCGCGAGGACCTGCGCTTCATCGCCGAGATGCGCGCCCGCCCGCTGCATCCGGTGACGGCGCTGGAGCTCATCGTGGACCATTACCGCCCCGTGCTGGAGAGCCGCTATCCCGAAGACTGGCCCCGCCGCCAGCAGGGACTGGAAGAGATCCTGCAGATGGCCTCGGGCTACAACGCCCTGGACCTGTTCCTGGCCGATCTGGCCCTGGATTCCCCCGACGAGGAAGACGAGGACAACGAGGGCCGCATCACCCTCTCCACGGTGCACTCGGCCAAGGGCCTGGAGTGGAACGCCGTGCTGATCATCGACCTGGTGGAGGACCGCTTCCCCTCGCGCCACGCCTTGGCACGGCCCGAAGATTTCGAAGAAGAACGCCGCCTGATGTACGTGGCCTGCACCCGCGCCCGACAGGAGCTGGACCTGTATTCGCCGGCCACCATCTACAACAAGGCCGAACAGGGCACGCAGCATGTGGCCCAGAGCCCCTTCGTGCGCGAGCTGCCCGCCGGGCTGACCGAGGAGTGGGTGGAAAGTTACGGCGGCGGCCTGAGCAAACGGGCGCGCGGCGGCATGTTCGCCGATCCCTTTGGCGGCCGTCCGGCCCCGTCCGGCCCCGGCGCGGGCTTTGGTCGCGGCCGTCATGCGGGCCTTGCCGCCCCTGCCGGGCTGAGCCCGGCCCAGCGTCTGGCCGCCACCCGCGCCCTGCAGGATGCCGATGACTGCCAGCTGCCCCCGGACGAACGGCCGGGAGGCACCGCGGGGGGGCGTCCGGCTGCTGCGCCTGCCGCTTCCGCCGCTGACGCTGCCGGAGGTTCGGTGCTGGCGGCCGCCGGGGCCGTGGCCGCGGGCAAGCGCCCCTGCTTCTGTCGCCACAAGATCTTCGGCCGGGGCAAGATCCTCGGCCTCATGCCCCCGAACAAAGTACAGGTGAGTTTTGCCGGTTTCGGGATCAAGGTCATCCTGGCCGACTATCTGCAACTGGAGGACTGA